Below is a window of Candidatus Nitrosotenuis uzonensis DNA.
ATGGAAAAGGACGAGATAACTCAAAAGATAACGCGCTCAAAGTCCGCATTCCCTAACTGGAGGATGGATTTTGAAAAAAGAAAATCACTGATTTACGATCTTGTCTCATATTTGAGAAACAACAAGATCCAACTTGCTGAAGTGGCCACAAAGGAGATGGGCAAGGCACTCAAAGAGTCAATATCTGAGGTTGAGAAGTGCGCGTGGGCGTTGGAATTCTACGCTGATTATGGGGGATCCTTTATCACAGAAGAAGTACTCAATACAGATGCGCGCAAAAGCTTCATAACGTTTGAGCCTCTTGGCGTGGTGGCATCAATAATGCCTTGGAATTTTCCGTACTGGCAGGCACTAAGATTTGCGGCTCCATGTCTGATGGCGGGAAACACTATAGTCATGAAACCGTCGAGCGTTACGGTACAGTGTGGTCTTGAGCTTGAAAAAGCATTTCGTGAATCCGGATTTCCAGAAGGCGTATTCTCTGTAGTAATAGGCAGCTCAGAAGCTGCAAACAATCTGATAGATTCCGATGTAAATGCTGTTACGTTCACTGGTAGCACAAATATAGGAGCCATGGTGGGCAAGCGAGCTGCATCACAACTAAAAAAATGTGTACTTGAACTTGGCGGAAGTGATCCATTCATTGTACTTGAAGATGCTAATATTGAAAAGGCCGCAAATGGAGCAGTGAAGGGACGATTCATCAATTGCGGTCAGTCGTGTATTGCATCAAAAAGATTCTTTGTGTCAAAAAAAATTGTAAACGAGTTTATAGAAAAATTCATCCACAATACATCGAGACTTTCAGTTGGTGATCCGATGATAATTGAAAATGATATGGGACCTCTTGTCAACAAGGAAGCACTTGAGAACATATCTTCTATAGTGGATGACGCAAGAAAGAAGGGCGCAAACGTGTTATTGGGAGGAGAGCGAACTGGTAATGTGGGTTATTTCTACAAGCCCACTATACTTACCAACATCACTCCTGAAATGCGCATTTCACGGGAAGAGACATTCGGACCTGTGGCACCAATTACGGTGTTTGAAGATGAAAAGGAGGCACTACGGCTTGCAAATGATTCAGAATTCGGCCTTGGTGCAAGCATATGGACTGAGAATCTTAACAAAGCAGAAGCACTCTCACGCAGAATTGAATCTGGGATAGTTACCGTCAATAATGTGGTCATATCCGATCCACGAATACCGTTTGGAGGAATAAAGCAAAGTGGGTATGGAAGGGAGCTTTCAAGGTATGGCATGCTCGAGTTTGTAAACATCAAATCGGTCAGATTTTATGATCAGCTAATTCATCATCATTACGTGGAATAGCTAAGAAGAGAGAATACTGCCTCCGTGTATGGTGGCAGTTGCATGGCCTTTTCCGGCATGACTGGTAAGTGTGTGTCCACTTGGTATGGGTGGTATCGGACCATCTGCTTGCGTATTTGCGTATACATAGAATTCTATCATGTCTCCAGCAAATGCGCCGGTAGTAAGCACTCCGTTAATCACGGTCTGCGGATACGTATACGTGGCAATAACAGTTGAAGAAGATCCGCTTACGGTCCCAGTATTTGTCACTAGGGGGTTTGCATTAAAGTAAATCTGCTTTTGGGAGACAAACTTTCCATTCCTGTAGATATCAACATATGCTCTGAGTGGATCTGTTGGTGGTGGTGCGGGTGGAATTGGTGGCGGCGCAGTAAAATATGCCGAATTTTCTATTCGCGAGCTACCTGAAATCGTTGCAGTAATTGATGTTGTAATGGTTCCATCTGCAGTAGAAATTACATATGCGACCGTGCCAGTAGTGGCCGAAATCGACGATACGATGCCATCCCCATCATATCTTGTAATGGTGGATGTGCTGGGTGTTATGGCTTTAAGGCCTGTACTGCCAAGCACCTCGGAGATTGTAATGCTTGCCGCAATTCCGTTGATTTTCATATTGATCTTCTGATATCCCGGAATTACAGGTACTCTGATGCGTTCGCCGGAAGAATAATCTCCATTCAAATAAGAAAGCGGCATGCCGTCAAGATGCATATCCCCAATAGTTACATTTCCTATGATTGGAATCTGCACATACGCATGTGCCACGTATGCGATATTTTCTTGACTGGGCACATGGAGCGTCATTTGATTCAGATTGTCAAAAACTACCATGGAGAATGCGCCACGATATTTTATAGATGCAGGATAAAGATACATGATACCGCCCTGATTTGTGCCGCTTATGTTGATGTCCTCTAAAAGAAGAGTGACTGTTCCATCAGACTGCGCCATGCCACTGGCACTGGCAAAGCCGTCCTTGATTATCTCATATGGCACGTTTTCTGGGAGGCCTGTGATCTTCAAGTATGGTGTAGTCTTTAGATCAAATGCAGTTGCCTTTATAGTGAATGCATTACCATTAGGCTTTGCTATTAGATACATCTGCTTCCCAGCTGGAAATGTGTATGTAGATTGATAGTTGGGCCCAAATATGAGGTGAAGAGTGTTTGCAGGACTCTGATCAAATACATGCACGGTACCTGGAATTGGAATGTGTGGGGGAGACGTATTTGGATAATTGTATTCTGTCCAGCCCCATGTGCAGCTTGAATCTCCACATAAAAGACCATAGTTGCAATATCCAACATTGACAGTCTCCGAGATTGACTGGATTCTCAGCTGGCCAGAGGTTGAAGTGGAAACTGTGGGGGTATAAGATGATGCTCCATTGATTCTCTTTACATTATATTGTGTTGATACTGCTTTGTTTGGTTGCAGTGATAGCGTATGTGATACTGTGTATGGTGCACCACATCCACCGTGAACATGACCGGATGGGTGGATGCTAGAATATGGAGAGCTCCACACACTCCAACCGTACGATGTATTGTATGGAATATTCATCAAGTCATTTTCATTAAATTCCTCGAGTCTTAGTTGTGCATTTGCAGGAACATTAGTTTCAAACAAAAGAAGCTGGCCTCCAAAATCGTTTAGCTTGACAATGACCGTTCCGGTTCCAGAAAACGTAATCCCTTCCTGCCCCTGTACTGCAATTCCGGTCCCGCCTACGGTTCGTGACTGTGAATAACTTAGAACATTTGGTCTGATGGCCCCTGATTGCTGAAGTGCATTCTGGGAAGGCACGTAACTGTACTCTGTGCTGAACTTTGGTATCGTAAGTATTGTTTTTGGATCAGAGTCCAATATCTGGGCTGCAAAATCCGCTGGGTTTGTAATTATGTTGTAAGGTTTTAGCGAACTAGATACTCCTGAAACACCGTACCCGTAGATTAGCTTTCCCTGATAATTAGCATGAATTATTCTGGAAGCAATACCCATCCCATTAATCATAGACGTACTGTCGTCTTCTGTTGCTAGCAACTTGTCCAAACTTGCGGTAAACATGTTTCCAAGTTCCGTTATGCCAACTATGGTCTTTGATTCAAAATCTGAAACCGACAGTTCCTCTGGAGCATACGAGAATTTTTCCAAAGGTGCAATGCGCAGTCCTGGCTCTGAAAATGGCTTTGTTGCCAGCATACTTGCCCTGTCATCGAAGATGCGGATCTCCTTTAGTGTGGATGGGTTTATTCCTTTATTCTGTATGCTCAGAATATTTTCCAAGACTTTCATTTCCAGCGATTCATGATGTTTCTGTGTCTGAATAATCATCGCATCTTGTGCCAGTAGGGCATTGTTGGTGAAAACATCTGAGATGAAAGAAATCATGGATAATGCAACCAATGCAGAAAACCCTATGGCTGCTATCAAATACGGGCTTGACATGAACAATATGGAGAATTGCGTATTAAGGATGAAGCAAAATACGTGAAGAAAAAAATCACATATATCTCATGGATATGATCTGGTTTTTGGCCTCCATACCATTTTGATAAAATTATGGAGATTCTGCCTGCTAAGATAAAACCTGATGTCTAGTCCTTTACGCATTACAAAATTAACATATAGTGTAACAGAAACTGCTGTACCTACTATGAGCATCAAAAATGTATGGTCTTCTCTTAAAATTGCCCTTGCACTGATATCGTTTTCTGCAATGAAAGTAACTTGGGCTGAATTGGAATCAATTCCCTCCCATCTGTCGAAAACATCACGAATCAGAAACCACATTCTGTCTTTTGGCGGAACACTTAGCGTTACTTGTGCTCCATAAGTGTAAAATCCCGATCCAAGTGCGTTATCTACTTGGACTCTTACCGTTCTGTCGTAGTTTGCCGTAACTTCGACGCTCTTGCCAAGGAACAGACGCTCTATCTTGCTATCTGTAATGATCTGATCTGCAAACAAGATGCTGTTCAACCTATAACCTCTGCCTCCCACCAGAACATCAGGCGGAAAACTTGCATGGAAAAACTGCGGCTTGATTTCCTCATGAAAAGGAGTGACTATACTCTTTGTGGTGTTGCCAACATGAATCTGGTGTTCTATGTTAAGCTCATCACCATCGTTTGCAACTGCCCTGATTAAGATATCAACAAATCTCTCAACATACAGCGACATGGTATTTTTCGTGGAGGCATATCCGTCCCGTGTGGCAATAATAGTGATGTCATAGGAACCGCTTTTGTCAGGCGTTACAAGAAAAGATCTCTCGCTTATTTTCTCATATGGAAAGGGCGAGTCAATCATAGTTTCAAAGTCGTCAATATCACCAACTAAATCAAGCTGAAATTGCTTTCCCACCTTGTTTGTAACTCCGTTCGTAATTATCTCTACATTAAACACGTTGGCAAAAGACTCCACACTACGACTGTCAGCTCCCACTCTGGTCACAACCCCGATATTCTCAACACCTGCTTCATCTATGATGACGCGCCCTTCCACTACTGAGACTCCATCCGTGGTCGAAGTGCTAGCTGAGATCAATCTGCGAATTGGCACACCGCTGGAATCGATTTCGTGTATTGTATACGGGAATGGCTCTGATTTGTGCACTAATGGTGGCACATCCAATGTCACTGATGATGCAGCTCTGGATGGAAGTAATACTGCTTCCAACGGCGCAAATCCGTTTGCAAAGACCGTTATCCTATAATCTTCCTCTAACACTCCGGAATGAATTGCAGTGTTTTGTGCCGGCATGCTAAATTCTGTATGACTATTTCCTGAAATGAGCGTGAACTTTGTTGACGGTATTACTTTTTTGGCATTGACAAGAGAGCCGGAATCATCTATTACTGATATCATGGCAATATCGCCGCTTGATCCCAAGGTGGCTGGTATCTGCGTCACCTTTATTTTGTAAGAGTCTCTGAATGCAGGCGATATGACTAGCGTAGAGTTGTACTGCTCAAGCCCCGGGCCGGAGACAAATATTGTGTGGTTTCCCTGACTGATTCCAGATACTTCAAACCGTGTGGCATGAGTTGAACCTATTCCGTTGGATAGCGCCTTGGTTTCTGATAAGGTCAAAATCTGTGGATGCCTTATTCCGGAGGAACTCAAAGTCACAGTTCTACCATCTATTGGAACTGGCGTTATTTTAGTAGGCATTTGCTGCCCATTAGTCATGGGGCTTGTTTGATAAAGTGCTATTACTCCATACGCACTAGAATCAGTTACCGACGGATAAAACCACGCCATCGCGATATTAGGCGTAGCACCGCGCACTTGATCCTCATCAATCATCGGAATATTCTGTATGATATTTACAGAACCTACAAAAACATCAGTACTACTTGATCCAAATCCGTCTATGCTAACAGTTACAGCCGATATTCCTGGCTCATAAGAGATCAGTTGCCCACTACCTACGCCGTCTATAAGAGGGATTCTAAGAAGCGCATCGCCATAATGTTTGATATGTGGATTCTCATTGAATCGAACTGACTTTAGATTACTAGATGATACATATGCATATGTGACATATGGTATCTTGTATGGCATGCCATCCTTCTCAAGCCACACAAAAAAGAACGCCCTCGAATTTTCCAGTATGATGTTAGGTGCTACAGCAATTCTGACTGTGATATTATCGCGAACTTTGGTGATGACCTGCTCTGCAACTGATAGATTCTTTGCGGTAGCAAAAATTTTTCCACTACCTCCTACCTTTGCATGAAATTTTACACTGTACTCTCCTGCAGGTATTTTGATCTCTGTCTTCTCAATCTCAATCATATTCGTTGTGGACAATGTAACGATGAGATTCTCTTTTACTGCTGCAGGCGTACCATTTGCATCAGTTGATATGACGTAGCCTATGATATTCTCAGTCTTTGTTGTGTTTGCTGGAAGTACTATGGACAGCATTTCAGGTTGACGCTCGGACGAATGGACGGAAATACTTGATGAGATCATATTTCCGTTTACCAGCGCAAATATCTGTGAGCTTCCTTCCCTGAGTGGCATTATATGGAAAATTCCGTGGTTTGAGTGTGCCGGTATGTGTACGCTTTTTGGAATTTGTATGACCTGAGGATCACTTGTGGAGAGAATCACCACTTGGCCGGTTTTTGCAGCTTCATCTAGGACAACCACGCCTTCGTAACTTTCACCAGTTACAATCCTTGCCGGGGTCCACACATAAGGAATTTCAACATGGCTGCTTACCTCTGGGATGAAACAAAATAATACCAAGACAGAAATCATGAATGCAAAACTTTGCACTGCCTGAAAACATCAAATTGATTTAAGGTAGATGTCTGTGCTTTTAAATCCGGCATTTCATGTTTTTACGCGATCTGTATTGCATATTTATAGCAGTTAACGGTTAGGTTTGATATGGCAATTAGGACAGGCCAGGAGTACATCCAAAGTCTTAGGGGCAGAAACCTTAAGGTCTATCTTTTTGGCGAGCTTGTAAAAGAGCCAGTAGACCATCCAATGATACGTCCTTCAATTAATGCAGTTGCAGAAACATATGATCTTGCGGTAAGAGAGGAAGAACTGGCAGCCCCGATGTCAAAAATATCTGGTAAGAGAGTAAATCGATTCCTGCACATTGCAGAATCTGCACAAGATCTCGTACTGCAAAATAAAATGCAACGAAAGCTTGGTCAGTTAACCGGAACATGTTTTCAACGATGTGTAGGTATGGATGCACTAAACTCGCTACATTCTGTAACTTTTGAAATTGATGAGAAATATCATACCAATTATCACAAAAATCTACTGGATTTCATCAGAAAAATGCAAGAGGAAAACCTTGTCATCGGAGGAGCTATGACTGATGTCAAAGGAGACAGAAGCAAGGCCCCAAGCGAGCAGATTGATGAGGATCTGTTCCTGCATGTAGTAAAAAGGACCCCAGAGGGAGTGTATGTGACGGGCGCAAAAGCACACCAGACTGGTTGTATAAACTCACACTGGATAATAGTGATGCCCACAATACGACTTTTGGAAAAGGACAAGGACTGGGCTATAGTGGGAGCAATACCTGTAGATGCCCCAGGAATCACATACATCTACGGCCGACAATCATGTGATACAAGAAGTATGGAAGAAGGTGACATTGATAGCGGCAACTCCAAGTTCGCAGGACAAGAGGCAATGATAATTTTCGATAACGTATTCATTCCAAATAATTTGATATTTATGAACGGTGAATACGAGTTTGCCGCAATGCTTGTCGAGAGATTCACATGTTACCACAGAAGAAGCTATGTGTGCAAAACCGGGCTTGGAGATGTTCTGATAGGCGCCGCAGCAGCAATTGCAGATTATAACGGAATTCCAGATGTATCCCACATTAGGGACAAACTAGTGGAGATGACGCACCTTAACGAATCAATCTATGCTGCAGGAATATCGTCCTCATACCAAGCTCAGGAGATGAAGTCAGGCGTATGGCTTAATGATGACATGCTTGCAAACGTTTGCAAACACAACGTTACAAGATTCCCATATGAGATATCTAGACTTGCTCAAGATATCGCAGGCGGTATAGTGGTAACGATGCCGTCTGAGAAGGACTTTAGACACCCTGTAACAGGACCGCTTTTGAAAAAGTACCTCGCTGGAAGAAAAGGTGTTGATGTTGAGAACAGAATGAGAATTCTAAGACTTATTGAAAATATGACCCTTGGACGAAACGCCGTTGGATACCTTACAGAGTCGATGCATGGAGCAGGCTCTCCACAAGCCCAGAGAATCCAGATTGCGCGACAGATGCAGCTTGGATACAAGAAAAAGCTTGCCAAGAGCCTTGCCAACGTAAAAGAAGATGCAGAAGATACACCTGAGAACTCTGATTACTTTAAGCGTGTCTTTAAACTAAGATAATGT
It encodes the following:
- a CDS encoding NAD-dependent succinate-semialdehyde dehydrogenase; this translates as MKITTVNPATEQPIQTYSQMEKDEITQKITRSKSAFPNWRMDFEKRKSLIYDLVSYLRNNKIQLAEVATKEMGKALKESISEVEKCAWALEFYADYGGSFITEEVLNTDARKSFITFEPLGVVASIMPWNFPYWQALRFAAPCLMAGNTIVMKPSSVTVQCGLELEKAFRESGFPEGVFSVVIGSSEAANNLIDSDVNAVTFTGSTNIGAMVGKRAASQLKKCVLELGGSDPFIVLEDANIEKAANGAVKGRFINCGQSCIASKRFFVSKKIVNEFIEKFIHNTSRLSVGDPMIIENDMGPLVNKEALENISSIVDDARKKGANVLLGGERTGNVGYFYKPTILTNITPEMRISREETFGPVAPITVFEDEKEALRLANDSEFGLGASIWTENLNKAEALSRRIESGIVTVNNVVISDPRIPFGGIKQSGYGRELSRYGMLEFVNIKSVRFYDQLIHHHYVE
- a CDS encoding 4-hydroxyphenylacetate 3-hydroxylase family protein, producing the protein MAIRTGQEYIQSLRGRNLKVYLFGELVKEPVDHPMIRPSINAVAETYDLAVREEELAAPMSKISGKRVNRFLHIAESAQDLVLQNKMQRKLGQLTGTCFQRCVGMDALNSLHSVTFEIDEKYHTNYHKNLLDFIRKMQEENLVIGGAMTDVKGDRSKAPSEQIDEDLFLHVVKRTPEGVYVTGAKAHQTGCINSHWIIVMPTIRLLEKDKDWAIVGAIPVDAPGITYIYGRQSCDTRSMEEGDIDSGNSKFAGQEAMIIFDNVFIPNNLIFMNGEYEFAAMLVERFTCYHRRSYVCKTGLGDVLIGAAAAIADYNGIPDVSHIRDKLVEMTHLNESIYAAGISSSYQAQEMKSGVWLNDDMLANVCKHNVTRFPYEISRLAQDIAGGIVVTMPSEKDFRHPVTGPLLKKYLAGRKGVDVENRMRILRLIENMTLGRNAVGYLTESMHGAGSPQAQRIQIARQMQLGYKKKLAKSLANVKEDAEDTPENSDYFKRVFKLR